A stretch of the Deltaproteobacteria bacterium genome encodes the following:
- a CDS encoding cysteine desulfurase, producing the protein MSLASPPVGPIAPMPRLDLPALRASVPALHQQIDDRPLVYLDNAATTLKPQAVIDAVTSVYARDCANIHRGVHRLSQRATERYEAARETVRAFLGAASTREIVFTRGTTESINLVAAGLPSLVELEGRAILITGLEHHSNIVPWQQLCRRTGAKLRVVPLLEDGSVDGQGMAALLDEEVALVAVAHISNALGTILPVESIVAQAREVGALTLIDGAQAVGHQPVDVQALGADFYAFSGHKLFGPTGVGVLHGREELLARMDPYQGGGDMILTVTFEQSTWNELPYKFEAGTPNIAGVIGLGAAIEWLLGWGWDAIEAHEHQLLEHATEVFSAIEGLRLVGTSPRKTAVLSFVLEGIHPHDVGTIADAEGVALRTGHHCAQPVMDRFGIPATTRASLALYNTLEEIDAAAAALRKVQEIFA; encoded by the coding sequence ATGAGCCTCGCGAGCCCCCCCGTCGGGCCCATCGCCCCGATGCCGCGCCTCGACCTCCCGGCGCTGCGCGCGTCGGTGCCGGCGCTGCACCAGCAGATCGACGACCGCCCCCTGGTCTACCTCGACAACGCGGCGACCACCCTCAAGCCCCAGGCCGTCATCGACGCCGTGACCAGCGTCTACGCCCGGGACTGCGCCAACATCCACCGGGGAGTGCACCGCCTCTCGCAGCGGGCCACCGAGCGCTACGAGGCCGCCCGGGAGACCGTCCGGGCCTTCCTCGGCGCGGCCTCCACCCGGGAGATCGTCTTCACCCGCGGGACCACCGAGTCCATCAACCTGGTGGCCGCGGGCCTGCCCTCCCTCGTCGAGCTCGAGGGGAGGGCGATCCTGATCACCGGGCTGGAGCACCACTCGAACATCGTGCCCTGGCAGCAGCTCTGCCGCCGCACCGGCGCGAAGCTTCGGGTGGTCCCCCTCCTCGAGGATGGCAGCGTCGACGGGCAGGGCATGGCCGCGCTCCTCGACGAGGAGGTAGCCCTGGTCGCGGTGGCCCACATCTCGAACGCGCTGGGGACCATCCTGCCGGTCGAGTCCATCGTCGCGCAGGCCCGCGAGGTGGGCGCGCTCACCCTGATCGACGGTGCCCAGGCGGTCGGCCATCAGCCGGTGGACGTGCAGGCGCTCGGCGCGGACTTCTACGCCTTCTCGGGCCACAAGCTCTTCGGCCCCACCGGGGTGGGGGTGCTCCACGGGCGGGAGGAGCTCCTGGCCCGGATGGATCCCTACCAGGGCGGCGGCGACATGATCCTCACCGTCACCTTCGAGCAGAGCACCTGGAACGAGCTGCCCTACAAGTTCGAGGCGGGGACCCCCAACATCGCCGGGGTCATCGGGCTCGGGGCCGCCATCGAGTGGCTGCTCGGCTGGGGCTGGGACGCCATCGAGGCCCACGAGCATCAGCTCCTGGAGCACGCCACCGAGGTCTTCTCGGCCATCGAGGGGCTGCGGCTCGTCGGCACCTCGCCGCGGAAGACCGCGGTGCTCTCCTTCGTCCTCGAGGGGATCCACCCCCACGACGTGGGCACCATCGCCGACGCCGAGGGGGTCGCCCTGCGCACCGGCCACCACTGCGCGCAGCCGGTGATGGATCGCTTCGGCATCCCCGCCACCACCCGCGCCTCCCTGGCCCTCTACAACACGCTCGAGGAGATCGACGCCGCGGCGGCGGCCCTCCGCAAGGTGCAGGAGATCTTCGCATGA
- a CDS encoding SUF system NifU family Fe-S cluster assembly protein: MSDLRELYQEMILDHGKNPRNFGFPDPSNRSADGHNPLCGDRLTLKARVDDEGRIEDIGFQGSGCAISTASASTMTEVVKGKTVEEAHALFEQFHDVVLGKIEADPVALGKLAVFAGVAAYPMRVKCASLCWHTLEAALGESDQQVKTE; the protein is encoded by the coding sequence ATGAGCGATCTACGCGAGCTCTACCAGGAGATGATCCTGGACCACGGCAAGAACCCGCGGAACTTCGGCTTCCCGGACCCCTCGAACCGCAGCGCCGACGGTCACAACCCCCTCTGCGGCGATCGCCTCACCCTGAAGGCCCGGGTCGATGACGAGGGCAGGATCGAGGACATCGGCTTCCAGGGGAGCGGCTGCGCCATCTCCACCGCCTCGGCCTCGACCATGACCGAGGTGGTGAAGGGCAAGACCGTCGAGGAGGCCCACGCCCTCTTCGAGCAGTTCCACGACGTGGTCCTCGGCAAGATCGAGGCGGATCCGGTGGCGCTGGGAAAGCTGGCGGTCTTCGCCGGGGTGGCCGCCTATCCGATGCGGGTGAAGTGCGCGAGCCTCTGCTGGCACACCCTCGAGGCCGCCCTGGGCGAATCCGACCAGCAAGTGAAGACGGAGTAG
- a CDS encoding SUF system Fe-S cluster assembly protein: MAAAAAHVAPEELREEIISILQGIYDPEIPVNIHELGLIYAIEIDEGGAVEIRMTLTAPGCPVAGPMVDEVQHKVAELPGVATCHVELVWEPPWTMDRMSEAARLQLGMF; this comes from the coding sequence ATGGCCGCGGCGGCCGCCCACGTGGCCCCCGAGGAGCTGCGGGAGGAGATCATCTCCATCCTCCAGGGCATCTACGACCCCGAGATCCCGGTGAACATCCACGAGCTGGGCCTGATCTACGCCATCGAGATCGACGAGGGAGGCGCGGTGGAGATCCGCATGACCCTCACCGCGCCCGGCTGCCCGGTCGCCGGCCCGATGGTGGACGAGGTCCAGCACAAGGTCGCCGAGCTGCCCGGGGTCGCCACCTGCCACGTCGAGCTGGTCTGGGAGCCGCCCTGGACGATGGACCGGATGAGCGAGGCCGCCCGCCTCCAGCTGGGGATGTTCTGA
- a CDS encoding iron-sulfur cluster assembly accessory protein codes for MRFDLTPEAAKKILELVESWERPALGLRVGVRGGGCSGFSYFMEVCEESAFDAEKDERFEHHGATVVVDRRSLKVIDGTELHWKSSLMGAAFEFRNPQAKQTCGCGSSFAT; via the coding sequence ATGCGCTTCGATCTCACCCCCGAGGCGGCGAAGAAGATCCTCGAGCTGGTCGAGAGCTGGGAGAGGCCCGCCCTCGGCCTGCGGGTCGGTGTGCGGGGCGGCGGCTGCTCCGGCTTCTCCTACTTCATGGAGGTCTGCGAGGAGAGCGCCTTCGACGCCGAGAAGGACGAGCGCTTCGAGCACCACGGCGCCACCGTCGTCGTCGATCGCCGCTCGCTGAAGGTCATCGACGGCACCGAGCTGCACTGGAAGAGCAGCTTGATGGGGGCGGCCTTCGAGTTCAGGAATCCGCAGGCGAAGCAGACTTGTGGATGTGGTTCATCCTTCGCGACCTGA
- a CDS encoding cysteine desulfurase family protein, with amino-acid sequence MTEAKPAVGSTPIYLDHHATTPVDPRVLEAMLPYFTERFGNAASRTHRRGWDAKEAVERAREQVARALGAAKGEIVFTSGATEANNLALAGLLDAYGERRRGLVVSAIEHPSVLDTARWLAEARGAKLTILPVEADGVVRMEAVREAVDEHTLLCSVMAANNEVGTLQPIAEIGAHCRSVGAFFHTDAVQAIGKVPFDVLEQHVDCASLSGHKVHGPQGIGAIFLKRRDPRVRPAPLLHGGGHERGFRSGTLPLPLIVGLGEALALAAAERERESRVLLTLRDRLHRLITDALEGVVVHGTMEEGARLPGNLNLSFEGVEAEPLLLGLRELCLSSGSACASATPTPSHVLRAMGVSDDLAHGSLRFGIGRYNTEVEIDRAAELVIARVRKLRGS; translated from the coding sequence ATGACGGAGGCCAAACCAGCCGTGGGGAGCACCCCGATCTACCTGGATCATCACGCCACCACGCCGGTCGATCCCCGGGTGCTGGAGGCCATGCTGCCCTACTTCACCGAGAGGTTCGGCAACGCGGCCAGCCGCACCCACCGCCGGGGATGGGACGCGAAGGAGGCGGTGGAGCGGGCCCGGGAGCAGGTGGCCCGGGCCCTGGGCGCGGCCAAGGGGGAGATCGTCTTCACCTCCGGGGCGACCGAGGCCAACAACCTCGCCCTGGCCGGCCTCCTCGATGCCTACGGCGAGCGGCGGCGGGGCCTGGTGGTCTCGGCCATCGAGCACCCCTCCGTCCTCGACACCGCCCGCTGGCTGGCCGAGGCGAGGGGCGCGAAGCTGACGATCCTCCCGGTGGAGGCCGACGGCGTCGTCCGGATGGAGGCCGTCCGCGAGGCGGTGGACGAGCACACCCTGCTCTGCTCGGTGATGGCCGCCAACAACGAGGTGGGCACCCTCCAGCCCATCGCCGAGATCGGGGCGCACTGCCGGTCGGTGGGGGCCTTCTTCCACACCGACGCCGTCCAGGCGATCGGCAAGGTCCCCTTCGACGTCCTCGAGCAGCACGTCGACTGCGCCTCCCTCTCCGGGCACAAGGTCCACGGCCCCCAGGGGATCGGCGCGATCTTCCTCAAGCGGCGTGATCCGCGAGTGCGGCCGGCGCCCTTGCTCCACGGGGGCGGCCACGAGCGGGGCTTCCGCTCGGGCACCCTCCCCCTCCCGCTGATCGTGGGCCTCGGCGAGGCCCTGGCCCTGGCGGCCGCCGAGCGGGAGCGCGAGAGCCGGGTCCTCCTCACCCTGCGCGACCGCCTGCACCGGTTGATCACCGACGCCCTCGAGGGGGTCGTCGTCCACGGCACGATGGAGGAAGGCGCGCGCCTGCCGGGCAACCTCAACCTCTCCTTCGAGGGGGTCGAGGCCGAGCCCCTGCTGCTGGGCCTGCGGGAGCTCTGCCTCTCCTCCGGCTCGGCCTGCGCCTCCGCCACCCCGACCCCCTCTCACGTCCTGCGGGCGATGGGAGTCTCCGACGATCTGGCCCACGGCTCGCTGCGCTTCGGGATCGGACGGTACAACACCGAGGTCGAGATTGATCGAGCGGCGGAGCTCGTCATCGCCCGGGTCAGGAAGCTCCGGGGTTCGTAG
- a CDS encoding cytochrome c biogenesis protein CcdA has translation MKKLTLIASGAILAFLLVAFVPGLLEGPGLAESGPSFEDAMRESLLLALGVVFLGGVLTSLTPCVYPLIPITVAVFGAKSASSRMKGALLSSVYVLGMAVMYASLGLLAALTGKVFGSVMSNPWVIGVIATVFVLFGISMLGVFQIRLPSGLQTRLSQVGGEGYAGAFAMGLVAGVVAAPCTGPVLGGVLTYVATTGDALLGTVLLFTFALGMGLLFFVLGTFSVSLPKSGTWMDVVESIFGIALLVVALYFLKDVVPALQALVQVEAGWVMWVTGGVAAAGVLLGGIHLSFHGPALHKVGKAAGVLLLTGAIFLRVGALGAVPADHGGELHWLTSESETLALASAEGKPAMVDFSADWCTACKELQKYTFPDPAVQEELSRFVIATVDLTDDESPEYARLKEKYGFPGLPYIVFYDSKGEQRKDLTVTGFRRPEDFLKILAAVK, from the coding sequence ATGAAGAAACTGACCCTCATCGCCAGCGGCGCCATCCTCGCCTTCCTCCTGGTCGCCTTCGTCCCCGGCCTCCTCGAGGGCCCGGGCCTCGCGGAGAGCGGCCCCTCCTTCGAGGACGCCATGCGGGAGAGCCTCCTGCTCGCCCTGGGCGTCGTCTTCCTGGGCGGCGTGCTCACCAGCCTGACCCCCTGCGTCTATCCCCTGATCCCGATCACGGTGGCGGTCTTCGGCGCCAAGAGCGCGTCGAGCCGCATGAAGGGCGCGCTCCTCTCCTCGGTCTACGTCCTGGGCATGGCGGTGATGTACGCCTCGCTCGGGCTCCTCGCGGCGCTCACCGGCAAGGTCTTCGGGAGCGTGATGTCGAACCCCTGGGTGATCGGCGTCATCGCGACGGTCTTCGTCCTCTTCGGCATCTCCATGCTGGGGGTCTTCCAGATCCGCCTCCCGAGCGGCCTCCAGACCCGCCTCTCCCAGGTGGGCGGCGAGGGCTACGCGGGCGCCTTCGCCATGGGCCTGGTGGCCGGCGTGGTGGCCGCGCCCTGCACCGGTCCGGTCCTCGGCGGGGTGCTGACCTACGTGGCGACCACCGGCGACGCCCTCCTGGGGACGGTCCTCCTCTTCACCTTCGCCCTCGGGATGGGCCTGCTCTTCTTCGTCCTGGGCACCTTCTCGGTGAGCCTGCCCAAGAGCGGCACCTGGATGGACGTGGTCGAGTCCATCTTCGGCATCGCCCTGCTGGTGGTGGCCCTCTACTTCCTCAAGGACGTCGTGCCGGCGCTGCAGGCGCTGGTGCAGGTCGAGGCCGGCTGGGTGATGTGGGTCACCGGCGGGGTCGCGGCCGCAGGGGTGCTCCTGGGCGGCATCCACCTCTCCTTCCACGGGCCGGCGCTGCACAAGGTCGGCAAGGCCGCGGGCGTGCTGCTGCTGACCGGCGCCATCTTCCTCCGGGTCGGCGCCCTGGGGGCCGTCCCCGCGGACCACGGCGGCGAGCTCCACTGGCTGACCAGCGAGTCCGAGACCCTCGCGCTCGCCAGCGCCGAGGGAAAGCCGGCGATGGTCGACTTCTCCGCCGACTGGTGCACCGCCTGCAAGGAGCTCCAGAAGTACACCTTCCCGGATCCGGCGGTGCAGGAGGAGCTCTCCCGCTTCGTCATCGCCACGGTCGACCTGACCGACGACGAGTCGCCGGAGTACGCCCGGCTGAAGGAGAAGTACGGCTTCCCCGGTCTGCCCTACATCGTCTTCTACGACTCGAAGGGCGAGCAGCGAAAGGACCTGACGGTCACGGGCTTCCGCCGCCCCGAGGACTTCCTGAAGATCCTCGCCGCGGTGAAGTAG
- a CDS encoding response regulator: MIRNSEILVVDPDPTARSLALRALRKDGLRAIGAGTRHEALQAFEAARPMVVISELALDEGDGLSLMRELREVGGHEVPVLLLSDLTGAPRTAGADARALGAEDLLPKPLFARDLVTFSHLHRGRPAGARVIEGRLEQTSAAYLLRALATGSRSGRVVFIEGEGEVVFREGRIIEASFRHRCGEPALFRLLTLQRGPFHLFFETIGKSGSLNLGVKEILRQGLPYVQRWEAITGRLPGLDAVLQIDFGELGAKLATLPDAVNGIVRLFDGKRDLERVLTDSPLAELTTLEVIDRLLHGGILVAPVVEAAPVSEEASPAPEAPVASDEVMRSLFGEGLPAGVAGAAALGNEVPAGWTAGEPIAWSALEPEPVIGRSDEAEDPRAITGWDLPAALAEASRVAHAHALEQSADLAAEASGEATLAAAADLGELGDLGDLGEALAPDFFEDEEVPTPALEASEDEAELEELYHAMAVGTRKASLGWAAWTGFVALCGSLIVATVVLTLDEVRVDPEVASPAVVRAVSPEPAAAPAPAPDPAVAADLALVEAEAEGSAAAPVPKDDAWLAAELQAASDAYATGLYGDAVLIYAGAAIERRDSLEARMGLGLSYLELGDLEGAVGAFRAAREIDPSSPRALALLGSALQISGQRMEARKVYQRYLEVRPEGTQASEIRAILDRWDD, encoded by the coding sequence GTGATCCGCAACTCAGAGATCCTCGTCGTCGATCCCGATCCCACCGCCCGCTCCCTCGCCCTGCGCGCCCTTCGGAAGGACGGCCTGCGCGCCATCGGAGCCGGCACCCGGCACGAGGCCCTCCAGGCCTTCGAGGCGGCCCGGCCGATGGTGGTGATCTCCGAGCTGGCCCTCGACGAGGGCGACGGCCTCTCCCTGATGCGCGAGCTGCGCGAGGTGGGCGGCCACGAGGTGCCGGTGCTCCTCCTCTCCGATCTCACCGGCGCGCCCCGCACGGCCGGGGCCGACGCCCGCGCCCTCGGCGCCGAGGACCTGCTGCCCAAGCCGCTCTTCGCTCGCGACCTGGTGACCTTCAGCCACCTGCACCGCGGCCGCCCCGCCGGGGCCCGGGTGATCGAGGGCCGCCTCGAGCAGACCTCCGCCGCCTACCTCCTGCGGGCGCTGGCCACCGGCAGCCGCAGCGGGCGGGTCGTCTTCATCGAGGGGGAGGGCGAGGTCGTCTTCCGCGAGGGGCGGATCATCGAGGCCAGCTTCCGCCACCGCTGCGGTGAGCCGGCCCTCTTCCGCCTCCTCACCCTGCAGCGCGGACCCTTCCACCTCTTCTTCGAGACCATCGGCAAGAGCGGCTCCCTGAACCTGGGGGTGAAGGAAATCCTGCGGCAGGGGCTGCCCTACGTGCAGCGCTGGGAGGCCATCACCGGCCGGCTGCCGGGGCTCGACGCCGTGCTCCAGATCGACTTCGGCGAGCTCGGGGCGAAGCTGGCCACCCTGCCCGACGCGGTGAACGGCATCGTCCGCCTCTTCGACGGCAAGCGCGATCTCGAGCGGGTCCTCACCGACTCCCCGCTGGCCGAGCTGACCACCCTCGAGGTGATCGATCGCCTCCTCCACGGTGGCATCCTGGTCGCCCCGGTCGTCGAGGCGGCGCCGGTGAGCGAGGAGGCCTCACCGGCCCCCGAGGCGCCCGTCGCCAGCGACGAGGTGATGCGCTCGCTCTTCGGGGAGGGCCTGCCGGCGGGCGTGGCCGGCGCGGCCGCGCTGGGCAACGAGGTGCCCGCGGGCTGGACCGCCGGCGAGCCCATCGCCTGGTCGGCCCTCGAGCCCGAGCCCGTGATCGGGCGGAGCGACGAGGCGGAGGATCCCCGCGCGATCACCGGCTGGGATCTGCCCGCGGCCCTGGCAGAGGCCAGCCGGGTGGCGCACGCCCACGCCCTGGAGCAGAGCGCCGATCTGGCGGCCGAGGCCTCCGGCGAGGCCACCCTGGCCGCCGCCGCCGATCTCGGCGAGCTCGGTGACCTCGGTGACCTCGGTGAGGCGCTGGCCCCCGACTTCTTCGAGGACGAGGAGGTCCCGACCCCGGCGCTCGAAGCGAGCGAGGACGAGGCCGAGCTCGAGGAGCTCTACCACGCGATGGCCGTGGGGACGCGCAAGGCCTCCCTGGGCTGGGCCGCCTGGACCGGCTTCGTCGCCCTCTGTGGAAGCCTGATCGTCGCGACCGTCGTGCTGACCCTGGACGAGGTCCGGGTCGACCCCGAGGTCGCCTCCCCGGCCGTGGTGCGGGCCGTCTCCCCCGAGCCCGCCGCCGCGCCCGCGCCCGCCCCCGATCCGGCCGTGGCCGCCGACCTGGCCCTGGTCGAGGCCGAGGCCGAGGGCAGCGCCGCCGCGCCGGTGCCCAAGGACGACGCCTGGCTGGCCGCCGAGTTGCAGGCCGCGAGCGACGCTTACGCCACCGGCCTCTACGGCGACGCCGTGCTGATCTACGCCGGCGCCGCCATCGAGCGCCGCGACTCCCTCGAGGCGCGGATGGGCCTGGGCCTCTCCTACCTCGAGCTGGGGGATCTCGAGGGCGCCGTCGGCGCCTTCCGGGCCGCGCGCGAGATCGATCCCTCCTCGCCCCGCGCCCTGGCGCTCCTGGGCTCGGCCTTGCAGATCTCCGGGCAGCGGATGGAGGCCCGGAAGGTCTACCAGCGCTACCTCGAGGTGCGTCCCGAGGGCACGCAGGCCTCGGAGATCCGTGCCATCCTCGATCGCTGGGACGACTAG
- a CDS encoding YebC/PmpR family DNA-binding transcriptional regulator: MSGHNRWTKIKRQKEALGATKGKAFTKVIKEITVAARDGGGDPEANARLRAAIQAAKDVNLPKDNIERAILKGTGELEGQAYEEIAYEGYGPAGVALYVECVTDNRNRTVGEVRHLFTKGNGNLAESGAVAWMFEHKALMELPKEGLSEERAMELCIEAGGEDVVDTGDTWEVQAGASDFHALLTGLEGLGHSPRNPRLEWIPKNTVKVSGEDVKKVLRLVSLLEESDDVQNVFANFDIDDEEMEQATE, translated from the coding sequence ATGTCGGGCCACAATCGATGGACGAAGATCAAGCGCCAGAAGGAGGCGCTCGGCGCCACCAAGGGCAAGGCCTTCACCAAGGTGATCAAGGAGATCACCGTGGCCGCCCGGGACGGCGGCGGTGATCCCGAGGCCAACGCCCGGCTGCGCGCCGCGATCCAGGCTGCCAAGGACGTCAACCTCCCCAAGGACAACATCGAGCGGGCCATCCTGAAGGGCACCGGTGAGCTCGAGGGGCAGGCCTACGAGGAGATCGCCTACGAGGGCTACGGCCCCGCCGGAGTGGCCCTCTACGTGGAGTGCGTGACCGACAACCGCAATCGCACGGTCGGCGAGGTCCGCCACCTCTTCACCAAGGGCAACGGGAACCTCGCCGAGAGCGGCGCGGTGGCCTGGATGTTCGAGCACAAGGCGCTGATGGAGCTGCCCAAGGAGGGGCTCAGCGAGGAGCGGGCCATGGAGCTCTGCATCGAGGCCGGCGGAGAGGACGTCGTCGACACCGGAGACACCTGGGAGGTGCAGGCCGGCGCCAGTGACTTCCACGCGCTGCTGACCGGCCTCGAGGGGCTCGGCCACAGCCCCCGGAACCCCCGCCTGGAGTGGATCCCGAAGAACACCGTGAAGGTGTCCGGCGAGGACGTGAAGAAGGTGCTGCGCCTCGTCTCCCTGCTCGAGGAGAGCGACGACGTCCAGAACGTCTTCGCCAACTTCGACATCGACGACGAGGAGATGGAGCAGGCCACCGAGTGA
- the ruvC gene encoding crossover junction endodeoxyribonuclease RuvC — translation MKVLGIDPGTRACGWGVVASHRRRLEPVAHGVIRLEGELAPRLAALWEALVEVLEAQQPDLVAVEGLFTQSNARSALTLGHARGVVLAAVARAGLPVQEYAPATVKRTVAGSGRADKDAVQTMVKSLLGLSGRLPPDASDALAIAVCHLQHTGGGLPAKARLSVQDFRKGREG, via the coding sequence GTGAAGGTGCTGGGCATCGATCCGGGCACCCGGGCCTGTGGCTGGGGGGTGGTCGCCTCCCACCGGCGCCGCCTCGAGCCGGTGGCGCACGGAGTGATCCGCCTGGAGGGAGAGCTGGCCCCGCGCCTCGCCGCCCTCTGGGAGGCCCTCGTCGAGGTCCTCGAGGCGCAGCAGCCGGACCTGGTCGCGGTGGAGGGCCTCTTCACCCAGAGCAACGCCCGCTCGGCGCTCACCCTCGGCCACGCCCGAGGGGTGGTCCTGGCCGCTGTCGCCCGCGCGGGGCTCCCCGTCCAGGAGTACGCCCCGGCGACGGTGAAGCGCACGGTGGCGGGCAGCGGCCGGGCCGACAAGGACGCGGTGCAGACGATGGTCAAGAGCCTCCTGGGCCTCTCGGGGAGGCTGCCCCCCGACGCCTCGGATGCCCTGGCCATCGCGGTCTGCCATCTGCAACACACCGGCGGCGGGCTGCCGGCCAAGGCCCGCCTCTCGGTGCAGGACTTCCGCAAGGGGAGAGAGGGATGA
- the ruvA gene encoding Holliday junction branch migration protein RuvA: protein MIAQLIGVVMEKRADHLVLDVGGVGYRVFASAEALASFPGRGEKALIRTHTHVREDAIELYGFSDAREEAIFHALIGVPKVGCRKALVLLSGIGAAQIVAAVRSADAAALARAPGVGAKTAERLVLELKGKLDGLATGGSAEAERGGDEHLADLVSGLIGLGYRAAAAQKAAELACEQDPEGELPQLLKAALAHLRDGS, encoded by the coding sequence ATGATCGCGCAGCTCATCGGCGTGGTGATGGAGAAGCGGGCGGACCACCTCGTCCTCGACGTGGGTGGTGTAGGGTACCGGGTCTTCGCCTCGGCCGAGGCCCTGGCCTCCTTCCCGGGGCGAGGAGAGAAGGCGTTGATCCGCACCCACACCCACGTGCGGGAGGACGCCATCGAGCTCTACGGCTTCAGCGACGCCCGCGAGGAGGCGATCTTCCACGCCCTCATCGGCGTGCCCAAGGTCGGCTGCCGCAAGGCCCTGGTGCTCCTCTCGGGTATCGGCGCCGCGCAGATCGTCGCCGCGGTCCGCAGCGCGGACGCCGCCGCCCTCGCCCGGGCCCCGGGGGTCGGCGCCAAGACCGCCGAGCGCCTCGTCCTGGAGCTCAAGGGCAAGCTCGACGGCCTCGCCACCGGCGGGAGCGCCGAGGCGGAGAGGGGCGGGGACGAGCACCTGGCCGATCTCGTCTCGGGCCTGATCGGGCTGGGGTACCGGGCCGCCGCCGCCCAGAAGGCGGCGGAGCTGGCCTGCGAGCAGGATCCGGAGGGGGAGCTGCCCCAGCTCCTCAAGGCCGCCCTGGCGCACCTGCGGGACGGGTCCTGA
- the ruvB gene encoding Holliday junction branch migration DNA helicase RuvB — translation MNGERAIAPTAAEDEQAYERSLRPKSFAEFVGQRLVVDKLEVYVEAARRRSESLDHVLLSGPPGLGKTSLAHIIARELGVQLHVTSGPAIERKGDLAGILTSLEEGDILFVDEVHRLPRVVEESLYTAMEDYEFDVILGDGPAARSVKLELSPFTLVGATTRTGLLTGPMRDRFGIVERLDFYDAEALEQIVERSARILQVQLEKGGAAEMARRARGTPRVANRLLRRVRDFAEVEGSGSVDREAADLFLGRLGVDERGLDTMDRRLLEVIIERFEGGPVGIGTIAAAVGEKPDTLEEVYEPYLVQQGLLARTPRGRVATTAAYTHLGKKPTGRQGSLV, via the coding sequence ATGAACGGCGAGAGAGCGATCGCGCCCACGGCGGCGGAGGACGAGCAGGCCTACGAGCGCTCCCTGCGCCCGAAGAGCTTCGCGGAGTTCGTCGGCCAGCGGCTGGTGGTGGACAAGCTCGAGGTCTACGTCGAGGCCGCCCGCCGCCGCAGCGAGAGCCTGGACCACGTCCTGCTCTCGGGGCCTCCGGGGCTGGGCAAGACCAGCCTGGCCCACATCATCGCCCGGGAGCTCGGTGTCCAGCTCCACGTCACCTCCGGCCCGGCCATCGAGCGCAAGGGCGATCTCGCGGGCATCCTCACCAGCCTGGAGGAGGGGGACATCCTCTTCGTGGACGAGGTGCACCGCCTCCCCCGGGTGGTCGAGGAGAGCCTCTACACCGCCATGGAGGACTACGAGTTCGACGTCATCCTCGGCGACGGCCCGGCCGCCCGCTCGGTGAAGCTCGAGCTCTCTCCCTTCACGCTGGTCGGGGCGACGACGCGCACCGGCCTGCTCACGGGTCCCATGCGGGATCGCTTCGGCATCGTCGAGCGCCTCGACTTCTACGACGCCGAGGCCCTCGAGCAGATCGTCGAGCGCAGCGCGCGCATCCTACAGGTGCAGCTGGAGAAGGGAGGCGCGGCCGAGATGGCCCGCAGGGCCCGGGGCACGCCGCGGGTGGCGAACCGCCTCCTGCGCCGGGTGCGGGACTTCGCCGAGGTCGAGGGCAGCGGCAGCGTCGATCGCGAGGCCGCCGACCTCTTCCTCGGCCGCCTCGGGGTGGACGAGAGAGGCCTCGACACCATGGACCGCCGCCTCCTCGAGGTGATCATCGAGCGCTTCGAGGGCGGCCCGGTGGGCATCGGCACCATCGCCGCCGCCGTGGGCGAGAAGCCCGACACCCTCGAGGAGGTCTACGAGCCCTACCTCGTCCAGCAGGGGCTGCTGGCCCGCACGCCCCGCGGCCGGGTCGCCACCACCGCGGCCTACACCCACCTCGGCAAGAAGCCCACGGGCCGGCAGGGCTCCCTGGTCTAG